The DNA region GAAGAGATCGCCAAAATCGGAAAAACGATTTTCGACCATCCCGAGCTGGGTTACAAGGAGTTCTCAACAAGCGCATTGGTGTCGGATTATTTGCGGAAAGTGAACCCCGACGCCTCCCTGGAAACGTTCAGCACCACCGGTATCAAAACGACGCTCGGACCGGGCAAGCCGTTACATATCGCATTTATCGCCGAGTTGGACGCCGTTTACGCGCCGACTCACTGGCGGGCGGACGAAGAGACCGGGGCGGCCCATAACTGCGGCCATTATACGCAAGTGGCCATCGCGCTCGCCATGTACAACTATTTCTTTACGACGAAAGCGTATGAGGGGTATAATTATACACTTTCGTTCGTTTTTGTGCCTGCCGAGGAATATCTTGATCTGGCTTACCGGGAAGAACTGCTGAAGCAGGGGAAAATCTCCTATTACGGCGGAAAACCGGAAGCGATGAAGCTGGGCGTCTTTGACGGCATCGATATCGGGATCTGCGTTCACGCCATGGGCGGGGAATACCCGCGGCGGACGATTGAGATCAATTGCGATTTGGCCGGATTTTTGTACAAGAAGTACAGCTTTAAGGGCAAGGCAAGCCACGCCGGATTTGATCCGTTTTCGGGAAACAACGCGTACAGCATGTCGACTTTGTTCAACGTGGCGCTGGGCCTATGCCGCCAGCAGCTCAAGGATGCGGAGAAGGTGCGCATGAACCCCATCGTGATGTCCTCCGATATGTCCACCAACGTCATACCGAACCAGATTACGGTCGGCACGGATCTGCGGACTCAAACCGTCGATTATATGACCGAGGTGGCCGCGAAAATGGACGACGCCGCCAAGGGCAGCGCGCTGGCGCTGCAGGGCGAGGTCGCCATCGAGACACAGATGGGGTATTTGCCGTTCGTGCAGGACCGGTATTTATCGGAATTCGTGCTGGAAGCGTTCCGCGAAACCGGAGAAATCAGCGATTGTCTGAACAATAACGCGATCAGCGCGGCCGGCGACATCGGCGATTTATCCTTTATGATCCCCTGCATCCAGATCGGGTACAGCGGTTTTACGGGAACAATCCATGGGGACGACTTTAAGGACATCGACCCGGAATTCATTTACGCCGTATTCCCCGAATTTTTGACTCGGGTGTTTGAACGCATGAACGGGCGTATCGACCCCAGCAAGCTGTACCGCCGTTCTTTCGCCGATTACGAGAAGCTGCTGGCTTCCATCGTGACGCCCTCTTGAGGCGCGGGCGGAACGATGACGAAAACTTACCGAGGAGAGACCCATGAAGCCGAAGTTAAACTTTATTTATTTGCTTGTTTTTGTACTTTTGGTCATCACCGTTGCCGAGTGGATCGGCATCCAGTCGATTCCGGTCGGCTCGGTGCGCATTAGTTTGCTGCCGCTCGTTTTCGCCATCCTGATTACGATGGTTTTGGGCTTGGCTATATTCCGCAAAGGATTCATGAAAAAATCTACAGCAAAGAAAACGTGGATTTTGCCGGCAAATATCTGATCTTTATCATGCTGCCGCTCATGGCCCGGTACGGAGCCGATATCGCTCCGAAAATCCATGAGATCATGCAGGTTGGCTGGGTATTTATTCTGCAGGAAATCGGCAACCTGGGGACTGTACTGCTGGGCTTGCCGGTGGCCATTTGGATCGGCCTGCGGCGCGAAGCCATCGGAGCCACGCTCGGCATCGGGCGGGAAGGCGAACTGGCGTACATCTCCGAGAAGTATACGCTGGATTCCGACGAAGGCCGGGGCGTGTTGTCCCTTTATATCATCGGAACCTTATTCGGCACGCTGTTCTTCAGCATTATTGCGCCGTTGATGAGCGCGGCCGGCTTCTCCGTTGAAGCATTGGCCATGTCTTCCGGGGTCGGCTCCGCGAGCATGATGACCGGGGCATCGTCCGCGCTGATCGCGGGTGCGCCCGAGCGAACCGACACGATCACCGCGTATGCGTCCGCAAGTCAGCTGTTGACCAGTTTCCTCGGCACGTACACGATGGTGTTTTTGGCGGTGCCGCTGCAGCGTTTTATGTACAAACTGTTGGTTAGGGGGAAAGCGAAATGACGAGCGGATTGAACAAATACGTCAAATACGCTTTAGTGCTGCTGCTTAGCGTGGCGCTGATCCTGTTCACGGAACAGATCAAGCATCTGAAAAATCCGGAATCTGCCTCCATCTCCTGGGATACGATCGGCGGGCTTGCCGTGCTGTGGCTGTTTTCCTTTATCGGCATCCTCATCTCGGCGGTCATGAAGAAGGTTCCGGTCAAATTTCTGCAGGAATTTCCGGTGCTTGGCTGGGTGTCAATCACTTCGCTGATCTTCTGTCTTTCTTCCGATGTGTTCGTAAACGCGATTCAAGCGGTGAATTTCCTCTCGATCACGACGCCGATCCTGACGTTCGCGGGCATTTCGGTGGCCAACCGGCTGGTGGATCTGCGCAAAACGTCCTGGCGCGTCGCCATCGTCGCCATTTTCGTCTTCACGGGAACGTATCTGGGCAGCGCTATTGTGTCGGAAATCGGTTTGGCCTTTACCCGCTGATTTCCGCGGGTAGAAAGCGGCGGCTAACCTTGGACCTGGTATTTTGCGGGTCGCGGTTGGCCGCCGCTTTTTTTAATCTAACCGTTACGCGGGCCACCGCGAAATTAGCGGTAAAAAAGGGCGTTATTTACGTCAAAACAGGGGGTTAATCGCAAATAGAGGAAAATTTTGTCGCTATTTTCGGCAGATGAGGGCGAAACTCCCCTTTTTTTCAAGTCTGGAATAAAATAGAGACCAAAAGTTCCGCTATTCACGGACGAGGGATCGAAAATCAAAAATAACGCCTAAAATTACCGCTATCTCGCCGCATTTTGACGTAGACGTATACCACCGTTAGCTTGAGCTGTATCTTCTGGACTTGTAGTAGTCGTGTCCCATGCGGCCGTGCCGGCGCTTGTAATCCGAAGAGGAGCCAAAAGGGCGAGGGTGCCCGTAACTGCTGCTGTATCGTTTTCCGTAATGCCTCCCCGAGCTGCTGCTGTATCGTTTTCCGTAATGCCTATCCGAACTGCT from Paenibacillus macerans includes:
- a CDS encoding M20/M25/M40 family metallo-hydrolase, translating into MFFKQQYEEIAKIGKTIFDHPELGYKEFSTSALVSDYLRKVNPDASLETFSTTGIKTTLGPGKPLHIAFIAELDAVYAPTHWRADEETGAAHNCGHYTQVAIALAMYNYFFTTKAYEGYNYTLSFVFVPAEEYLDLAYREELLKQGKISYYGGKPEAMKLGVFDGIDIGICVHAMGGEYPRRTIEINCDLAGFLYKKYSFKGKASHAGFDPFSGNNAYSMSTLFNVALGLCRQQLKDAEKVRMNPIVMSSDMSTNVIPNQITVGTDLRTQTVDYMTEVAAKMDDAAKGSALALQGEVAIETQMGYLPFVQDRYLSEFVLEAFRETGEISDCLNNNAISAAGDIGDLSFMIPCIQIGYSGFTGTIHGDDFKDIDPEFIYAVFPEFLTRVFERMNGRIDPSKLYRRSFADYEKLLASIVTPS